From one Luteipulveratus mongoliensis genomic stretch:
- a CDS encoding DUF4185 domain-containing protein — MLEKKTLTQLGVPSRRAVLRGTVGAAAAAALGGATIKGASAAERGSSRTQMPIGGTSATLLQDLTGPDLTSRFDAPFTDLGIPVRCADGSMLFIGGDTYAGTDVLQGRWSCPVGLRSSSRVIDELAIDSCVGGDRVRQLVDEPHTPVPGTNPTTAIPTDVFRVGDTLYMHLMRGPIYQAHHTDFWKSDDNGETWQFLCKWDDVGQYKGAFQQKTYAVADNGTAYVLSTRFDRGQDSDLLLHRVALDRLGDPSAYEPWGFDENDSGWAWGHEPTSVAKPRHWGEICFRAMDGKYAFTFFDDSAARIALQIIPVPEGDLYATPEQPLLFGAPFDHGSFLRNLYGGFIVPGSTFDDFHIIASQWVGHPEANTPDEYHFMHYRIDGISNSHP, encoded by the coding sequence ATGTTGGAGAAGAAGACGCTGACTCAGCTCGGTGTCCCCAGCCGCCGCGCAGTACTGAGGGGCACCGTCGGTGCCGCAGCAGCCGCCGCCCTCGGGGGAGCGACGATCAAGGGTGCGTCCGCAGCGGAACGCGGTTCGTCGCGGACGCAGATGCCGATCGGCGGCACGAGCGCGACCTTGCTGCAGGACCTCACTGGCCCTGATCTGACCAGCCGGTTCGACGCGCCGTTCACCGACCTCGGTATCCCGGTTCGTTGCGCGGACGGCTCCATGCTGTTCATCGGTGGCGACACCTACGCCGGAACCGATGTTCTGCAGGGCCGCTGGAGCTGCCCGGTCGGGCTGCGCTCGAGCAGCCGAGTCATCGACGAGCTGGCGATCGACAGCTGCGTCGGCGGAGACCGGGTCCGACAGCTCGTCGACGAACCGCACACTCCGGTCCCGGGGACCAATCCGACCACCGCGATCCCGACCGATGTCTTCCGCGTCGGAGACACCCTCTACATGCACCTGATGCGGGGCCCGATCTATCAGGCCCACCACACCGACTTCTGGAAGTCCGACGACAACGGCGAGACCTGGCAGTTCCTGTGCAAGTGGGACGACGTTGGGCAGTACAAGGGCGCGTTCCAGCAGAAGACGTACGCCGTCGCGGACAACGGGACTGCCTACGTCCTCTCGACCCGGTTCGATCGAGGGCAGGACAGCGATCTGCTCCTGCACCGCGTCGCGCTCGACCGCCTGGGTGACCCGTCGGCGTACGAGCCGTGGGGCTTCGACGAGAACGACAGCGGCTGGGCCTGGGGCCATGAGCCGACCAGCGTCGCCAAGCCGCGGCACTGGGGTGAGATCTGCTTCCGTGCGATGGACGGGAAGTACGCCTTCACCTTCTTCGACGACTCGGCGGCACGCATCGCGCTGCAGATCATCCCGGTCCCGGAAGGCGACCTGTACGCGACGCCGGAGCAGCCGTTGCTGTTCGGCGCCCCCTTCGACCACGGCAGCTTCCTGCGCAACCTGTACGGCGGCTTCATCGTGCCCGGGTCGACCTTCGACGACTTCCACATCATCGCGAGCCAGTGGGTCGGACACCCCGAGGCGAACACGCCCGACGAGTACCACTTCATGCACTACCGCATCGACGGTATTTCGAATTCTCACCCGTAG
- a CDS encoding dihydrofolate reductase family protein: protein MGRIVSNFFISLDGVVESPENWHFPYFDDAMGEVVSSGMGGSKGLLMGRRLYGEWSQYWPTFTDDPDLATYFNDIPKYVVSHRDGDADWNNTTVLTGADDEAVAAKVREVKDQVDGDLMMSGSATTVRWLLANDLLDELRLLMHPIAVGQGQRLFEETPTHKLELVDSSALPSGVLNLTYKPATT from the coding sequence ATGGGCAGAATCGTTTCCAACTTCTTCATCTCGCTCGACGGCGTCGTCGAGTCCCCTGAGAACTGGCACTTCCCGTACTTCGACGACGCGATGGGTGAGGTCGTCTCCAGCGGTATGGGAGGGTCCAAGGGCCTGCTCATGGGCCGCCGGTTGTACGGCGAGTGGTCGCAGTACTGGCCGACGTTCACCGACGACCCGGACCTGGCGACCTACTTCAACGACATCCCCAAGTACGTCGTGTCCCATCGCGACGGCGACGCGGACTGGAACAACACGACCGTGCTCACCGGTGCGGACGATGAGGCGGTTGCGGCGAAGGTCCGTGAGGTCAAAGACCAGGTGGACGGCGACCTGATGATGTCGGGCTCGGCCACGACGGTCCGCTGGCTGCTCGCCAACGACCTGCTCGATGAGCTGCGGCTGCTGATGCACCCGATCGCGGTCGGTCAGGGTCAGCGGCTGTTCGAGGAGACGCCGACCCACAAGCTGGAGCTCGTCGACAGCAGCGCGCTGCCGAGCGGCGTCCTCAACCTCACCTACAAACCGGCCACCACCTGA
- a CDS encoding helix-turn-helix domain-containing protein, which yields MEDYVEHPLPVVLRPYVQRISGYRMDGFRPGTHIGLPSASLTCVFDLSDGIVLSGQGLQRQQRFSSVFSGLSTIPARIHHDGSQHGIMLYLTPLGLRDLFAMPAAELVDGAVHLSDVIGPEAAALEDRLRSAPGWSCLDILGDALLARLPDRPDDGLAAQVWRRLEATQGAATVADLARESGWSVRHLSGQFTQEMGVGPKTATRLFRFGRSISQVREGGRLADVAARCGYADQAHLAREWREMAGLSPSSWRALEEFTPA from the coding sequence GTGGAGGACTACGTCGAACATCCTCTGCCTGTTGTGCTGCGGCCGTACGTCCAACGCATCTCGGGCTATCGCATGGACGGCTTCCGTCCGGGCACCCACATCGGCCTGCCGTCCGCGAGCCTGACCTGTGTGTTCGACCTGAGTGACGGCATCGTCCTCAGCGGCCAGGGTTTGCAACGACAGCAACGCTTTTCGTCCGTCTTCTCCGGGCTGTCCACGATCCCCGCACGGATCCACCACGACGGTTCGCAGCACGGCATCATGCTCTATCTCACGCCGCTCGGACTCCGCGATCTGTTCGCGATGCCTGCCGCGGAGCTGGTCGACGGCGCCGTGCACCTGTCGGACGTCATCGGCCCCGAAGCCGCTGCCCTCGAGGACCGACTCCGCTCCGCGCCCGGATGGTCGTGCCTCGACATCCTCGGCGACGCCCTGCTGGCCCGACTCCCCGACCGCCCGGACGACGGCCTCGCCGCTCAGGTGTGGCGCCGACTGGAGGCCACGCAGGGAGCGGCGACGGTCGCCGATCTTGCACGGGAGTCCGGGTGGTCGGTCCGGCACCTGAGCGGCCAGTTCACCCAGGAGATGGGCGTCGGCCCGAAGACGGCAACACGGCTGTTCCGGTTCGGGCGCTCGATCAGCCAGGTCCGCGAGGGCGGTCGTCTCGCCGATGTGGCCGCGCGGTGCGGGTACGCCGACCAGGCGCACCTCGCCCGCGAGTGGCGCGAGATGGCGGGCCTCTCCCCCAGCAGCTGGCGCGCGCTCGAGGAGTTCACCCCCGCCTGA
- a CDS encoding galactose oxidase early set domain-containing protein: MNTQTRRRIVLGGAAVTVAGVIGYAMAQPTSAVTSSGHHHGQTSGPAHQQHVMAAFTANGLDPSYEEAQRVPDGPVMRGEGVRPFVGVPASGDPVKGSFSPVVDWPIIGIHAVVLPDGRVFSYGSNAQGAQTGQYIYDVWDPKKGTGADAHQVLPNRTSVDIFCSAQLLRPDGKVEIYGGDVDVDGVTTNKPNADITTFQPSTNTLTRTGEMQRKRWYASATTLHNGQAYVQGGSGGADHPEVREASGGTRLLTGVDTSQLASGYPRNFVRTDGTIFGISAKAMYSVNTAGVGSLTTKGTFPATNTGGTSSAVMYEPNKILQVGGGVVSGQAGSKEARVVDISAAAPVISSVPSMASGRHWSNATVLADGRVFVDGGSSKANAVDPALPNGGVAYTSELFNPKAKTWASGPTAKRMRLYHGTSTLLRDGSVLTMGGGAPGPQRNLNAEIYYPPYLFTATGQRAARPKITYLKPRLAPASAFSVASDQARSIRKIALVKTGSTTHSFNLDQRRLELSFSMRPGERRMMQAQLPSAGYTPPGYYMVFLIDDKGVPSEAGIVNIAAH; encoded by the coding sequence TTGAACACACAGACGCGTCGACGCATCGTTCTCGGAGGAGCGGCGGTCACGGTGGCCGGAGTGATCGGCTACGCGATGGCTCAGCCAACATCTGCCGTCACATCGAGTGGCCATCACCACGGCCAGACGTCGGGGCCGGCCCATCAGCAGCATGTGATGGCGGCGTTCACCGCCAACGGCCTGGACCCGTCGTACGAAGAAGCCCAGCGGGTGCCGGACGGTCCGGTGATGCGCGGGGAAGGCGTACGCCCATTCGTGGGCGTGCCCGCGTCGGGTGACCCGGTCAAGGGCAGCTTCTCTCCCGTGGTGGACTGGCCGATCATCGGCATTCACGCGGTGGTGCTGCCGGATGGGCGAGTGTTCAGCTATGGCTCGAACGCTCAAGGGGCGCAGACCGGCCAATACATCTACGACGTCTGGGACCCGAAGAAGGGCACCGGGGCCGATGCGCACCAGGTGCTGCCGAACCGCACCAGTGTCGACATCTTCTGCAGTGCGCAGCTGCTTCGGCCGGATGGCAAGGTCGAGATCTACGGCGGCGACGTGGATGTCGACGGGGTCACGACCAATAAGCCGAACGCGGACATCACGACCTTCCAACCCTCCACCAACACGCTGACCCGCACCGGTGAGATGCAGCGCAAACGTTGGTACGCCAGTGCCACGACGCTGCACAACGGACAGGCCTATGTGCAGGGAGGCTCAGGTGGCGCTGACCACCCCGAGGTGCGTGAGGCCAGCGGAGGCACTCGGCTGCTCACGGGCGTCGACACCTCCCAGCTCGCCAGCGGCTACCCGCGCAACTTCGTGCGGACCGACGGCACGATCTTCGGCATCAGTGCCAAAGCGATGTACTCGGTCAACACGGCGGGCGTCGGGTCTTTGACCACCAAGGGGACGTTCCCGGCGACCAACACCGGCGGCACCTCCAGCGCGGTGATGTACGAGCCCAACAAGATCCTGCAGGTCGGCGGTGGGGTCGTCTCGGGGCAGGCGGGCAGCAAGGAGGCGCGCGTCGTGGACATCAGTGCCGCGGCCCCGGTCATCAGCAGCGTCCCGTCGATGGCCAGCGGTCGGCACTGGAGCAACGCCACCGTCCTGGCGGACGGACGCGTCTTCGTGGACGGCGGTAGCAGCAAGGCCAATGCCGTCGACCCGGCGTTGCCCAATGGCGGGGTGGCTTACACCAGCGAGCTGTTCAACCCGAAGGCAAAGACGTGGGCGAGCGGTCCGACGGCCAAGCGGATGCGGCTCTATCACGGCACGTCCACCCTGCTGCGCGACGGCTCGGTGCTGACCATGGGAGGTGGAGCGCCAGGCCCGCAGCGCAACCTCAACGCCGAAATCTATTATCCGCCATACCTTTTCACCGCAACCGGACAGCGTGCCGCACGTCCCAAGATCACCTATCTGAAACCCAGGCTCGCGCCTGCGTCGGCGTTCTCCGTGGCCAGCGACCAGGCGCGCTCGATCCGCAAGATCGCTCTGGTGAAGACCGGCTCGACCACGCACTCGTTCAACCTGGACCAGCGCCGACTTGAGCTGTCGTTCTCCATGCGGCCCGGCGAGCGTCGGATGATGCAGGCGCAGCTGCCGAGCGCCGGCTACACGCCGCCCGGCTACTACATGGTGTTCCTCATCGACGACAAGGGAGTCCCGTCAGAGGCGGGCATCGTCAACATCGCCGCACACTGA
- a CDS encoding chorismate mutase, protein MSEVSGNAHEHLAQAAGDADPHEVLTAYRQSIDNIDAALIHMLAERFKITQAVGHYKAGHNLPPADPAREEKQIARLRSLASAAQLDPEFSEKFLRFVIDEVIHHHESIQAAQE, encoded by the coding sequence ATGAGCGAGGTCTCCGGCAATGCGCACGAGCACCTGGCCCAGGCGGCAGGCGACGCCGACCCGCACGAGGTGCTGACGGCGTACAGGCAGTCGATCGACAACATCGACGCCGCACTCATCCACATGCTCGCGGAGCGCTTCAAGATCACCCAGGCCGTCGGCCACTACAAGGCCGGTCACAACCTGCCGCCGGCCGACCCCGCGCGCGAGGAGAAGCAGATCGCCCGGCTGCGGTCACTGGCCAGCGCGGCGCAGCTCGATCCGGAGTTCAGCGAGAAGTTCCTGCGCTTCGTGATCGATGAGGTCATCCACCACCACGAGAGCATCCAGGCTGCGCAGGAGTAG
- a CDS encoding type II toxin-antitoxin system VapC family toxin — MIAVDTNVLVYAHREDSPHHVAAMTALAGLAEGPRAIAVPWPCAHEFLAIATHPRVYDPPSAPDAALESINDLMAFPGVAMLSESADHGRILATLLSRSGVVGPKIHDARIAAICLGHGVTELWSADRDFSAFPQLRTRNPLH; from the coding sequence ATGATCGCCGTCGACACCAACGTCCTCGTGTACGCCCACCGCGAGGACAGTCCACACCACGTTGCCGCGATGACCGCGCTGGCCGGGCTCGCCGAAGGCCCACGGGCGATCGCGGTGCCATGGCCATGTGCTCACGAGTTTCTCGCCATAGCAACACATCCCCGCGTCTACGACCCACCGTCCGCTCCCGACGCGGCCCTCGAATCCATCAACGACCTCATGGCATTTCCGGGCGTGGCGATGCTGTCGGAGTCTGCCGACCACGGGCGCATCCTGGCCACCCTGCTCAGCAGGTCAGGTGTCGTCGGACCCAAGATCCACGACGCCCGCATCGCCGCCATCTGCCTGGGTCACGGTGTGACCGAGCTGTGGAGCGCGGATCGCGACTTCAGTGCCTTCCCGCAGCTACGGACGCGCAACCCACTGCACTGA
- a CDS encoding type II toxin-antitoxin system VapB family antitoxin has translation MKTTIEIPDALATEAKRIALSQGTTLRELVVVGLRAEVARRDEHPAERTFRFRTVGGRGMRAEAVGRPVSSLAYDLPE, from the coding sequence ATGAAGACGACCATCGAGATCCCTGACGCCTTGGCCACGGAGGCGAAGCGGATCGCTCTGTCCCAGGGAACGACGTTGCGCGAGCTGGTCGTCGTCGGCCTGCGCGCCGAGGTTGCACGCAGAGACGAGCATCCGGCGGAGCGCACATTTCGCTTCCGCACCGTAGGCGGGCGAGGGATGAGAGCTGAGGCGGTCGGGCGCCCTGTGAGCTCCTTGGCGTACGACCTGCCTGAGTGA
- a CDS encoding dihydrofolate reductase family protein, with amino-acid sequence MGTIAVHEFIALDGVFQDPTWTFEYGFDPKMGETLGAIMGDAKALLLGRKTFEMFAPAWRDRTAEDDPGAPFFNESTKYVVGSQEPSEEWGPSERLGAYDPDAIRKLKDETDGTLYISGSGQLVRGLLKEGLVDELHLFVYPIALGEGDRLFGDGVDATKLKLNGQDTYENGVVHLNYGPA; translated from the coding sequence ATGGGCACCATCGCAGTTCACGAGTTCATCGCTCTCGATGGAGTGTTCCAGGACCCGACCTGGACCTTCGAGTACGGCTTCGACCCCAAGATGGGCGAGACGCTCGGCGCCATCATGGGCGATGCGAAGGCACTCCTGCTGGGGCGCAAGACGTTCGAGATGTTCGCGCCAGCCTGGCGGGACCGTACGGCCGAGGACGACCCGGGCGCACCGTTCTTCAACGAGAGCACGAAGTACGTCGTCGGCTCCCAGGAGCCGAGCGAGGAGTGGGGTCCGTCGGAGCGACTCGGCGCGTACGACCCGGACGCGATCCGCAAGCTCAAGGACGAGACCGACGGCACGCTCTACATCAGCGGCAGCGGGCAGCTCGTCCGTGGGCTGCTCAAGGAGGGCCTCGTCGATGAGCTGCACCTCTTCGTCTACCCGATCGCTCTCGGCGAGGGCGACCGCCTCTTCGGCGACGGCGTGGATGCGACCAAGCTGAAGCTGAACGGCCAAGACACCTACGAGAACGGCGTGGTCCACCTCAACTACGGGCCGGCCTGA
- the lysS gene encoding lysine--tRNA ligase, with the protein MAEVQKDETTMPDRASLRARPEEEPRRDSAGDDWVSRLADEAIAEAEKRGTKVVCASGISPSGPVHLGNLREVMMPHLVADEVRRRGIEVEHIISWDDFDRFRKVPNVPGVDESYAEHIGKPLTAVPPPQGSSYDSWAAHFRAQCEDGLKQLGIVYRGISQTEQYTSGAYVEQVLFAMSHRTQIDKVLDQYRTLPKQTGAPQKGGQKKLSEDEALAAAEAAEGSGAAAEDDGSSGGGYYPYKPYCSVCGTDLTTVTSYDDASTELTYTCQCGHTETVLLREHRNGKLVWKVDWPMRWAYEKVVFEPSGVDHQSPGSSYVVGKEIAPIFGWERPLGPMYAFVGIRGMAKMSSSKGGVPTAVEALQFMEPPLLRWLYARKRPNQAFDVALDAEIQRMYDEWDSLVRKVTSGDAQAGDIAAYTRASSTAEGELPLTKHVLPYRAIASVVDITTGDEEQTLRILSALDPSDPIGSLDELQPRLGCATRWVEQQVAPEDRTVVRAESDSEALGALTDEQRESLRILLDGNGSDLDRLEDDWTIDGLTHHVYGVPKVQSGESADFKPDRKAEPEKAAALGAAQREFFKLLYNLLIGKDTGPRLPTLLLAVGPERIRGLLTP; encoded by the coding sequence GTGGCTGAGGTGCAGAAGGACGAGACGACGATGCCGGACCGAGCGAGCCTGCGAGCTCGGCCGGAGGAGGAGCCTCGTCGGGACAGCGCAGGAGACGACTGGGTTTCCCGACTTGCCGACGAGGCCATCGCCGAGGCGGAGAAGCGCGGGACCAAGGTCGTCTGCGCCTCGGGCATCAGCCCGTCCGGCCCCGTTCACCTCGGCAATCTGCGCGAGGTGATGATGCCGCACCTGGTCGCGGATGAGGTCCGTCGCCGCGGCATCGAGGTCGAGCACATCATCAGCTGGGACGACTTCGACCGCTTCCGCAAGGTGCCCAACGTGCCCGGGGTCGACGAGTCGTACGCCGAGCACATCGGCAAGCCGCTGACGGCCGTCCCCCCACCCCAGGGCTCGTCGTACGACTCCTGGGCCGCCCACTTCCGCGCGCAGTGTGAAGACGGCCTCAAGCAGCTCGGCATCGTCTACCGCGGTATCAGCCAGACCGAGCAGTACACCTCGGGCGCGTACGTCGAGCAGGTGCTGTTCGCGATGTCGCACCGCACCCAGATCGACAAGGTCCTCGACCAGTACCGCACGCTGCCCAAGCAGACCGGCGCCCCGCAGAAGGGCGGCCAGAAGAAGCTCTCCGAGGACGAGGCTCTCGCCGCAGCCGAGGCCGCTGAGGGCTCGGGTGCCGCGGCCGAGGACGACGGCTCGAGTGGCGGCGGCTACTACCCCTACAAGCCGTACTGCTCGGTCTGCGGCACGGACCTCACCACCGTGACGTCGTACGACGACGCGTCCACCGAGCTGACCTACACCTGCCAGTGCGGCCACACCGAGACCGTGCTGCTGCGCGAGCACCGCAACGGCAAGCTCGTGTGGAAGGTCGACTGGCCGATGCGCTGGGCGTACGAGAAGGTCGTCTTCGAGCCGTCCGGCGTCGACCACCAGAGCCCGGGCTCGTCGTACGTCGTCGGCAAGGAGATCGCGCCGATCTTCGGCTGGGAGCGCCCGCTCGGCCCGATGTACGCCTTCGTCGGCATCCGCGGCATGGCCAAGATGTCGTCGTCCAAGGGTGGCGTGCCGACGGCGGTCGAGGCGCTGCAGTTCATGGAGCCGCCGCTGCTGCGCTGGCTCTACGCCCGCAAGCGCCCCAACCAGGCGTTCGACGTCGCGCTCGACGCCGAGATCCAGCGGATGTACGACGAGTGGGACAGCCTGGTCCGCAAGGTCACCTCGGGCGACGCTCAGGCCGGCGATATCGCGGCGTACACCCGTGCATCGTCCACTGCGGAGGGCGAGCTACCGCTGACGAAGCACGTGCTGCCTTACCGCGCGATCGCGTCGGTCGTCGACATCACGACGGGTGATGAAGAGCAGACGCTGCGCATCCTGTCGGCGCTCGACCCGAGCGACCCCATCGGTTCGCTGGACGAGCTGCAGCCGCGCCTCGGTTGCGCGACGCGTTGGGTGGAGCAGCAGGTCGCGCCCGAGGACCGTACGGTCGTGCGCGCCGAATCCGACAGCGAGGCGCTTGGTGCGCTGACCGACGAGCAGCGCGAGAGCCTGCGAATCCTGTTGGACGGCAACGGATCTGACCTCGACCGCCTCGAGGACGACTGGACGATCGACGGGCTCACCCACCACGTCTACGGCGTGCCCAAGGTGCAGTCGGGTGAGTCCGCCGACTTCAAGCCGGACCGCAAGGCCGAGCCCGAGAAGGCGGCCGCGCTGGGCGCAGCGCAGCGTGAGTTCTTCAAGCTGCTCTACAACCTGCTGATCGGCAAGGACACCGGCCCCCGCCTGCCCACCCTGCTCCTCGCCGTCGGCCCCGAGCGCATCCGTGGTCTCTTGACCCCATAG
- a CDS encoding DUF4185 domain-containing protein: MSESKTLRELGLSSRRTVLKGGLAAAAAVALPAGVARANPSRTPAAPLPLGPTATRIKNLTGPNETGQWGAALTDLGIPALCPNGTMLFVCGDTFEGPNVGDGQWTAPAGLRSSSADLGNLTIDGAVGGAHVQSMVPEPHTPVPPDKATTAIPSDAFTVGDTMYMHLMRGVIYDTHHTELWSSKDNGDTWTLACSWDDPGLHRGNFQQKTYAIGDNGTAYVFSGLFNRGPVSELLLHRVALDRLGDPAGYEPWGWDGSKWGWGIPPTTVATPRKWGEICFRAMGGKFAFSFFDESAAQIKLQVFPIPESDLFTTPEQVLIQGSDHDAGNDLRAPYGGWIVPGSTFDNFHAVISQWIYPTPDYRVIHYKFDGIAS; encoded by the coding sequence ATGTCGGAGTCAAAGACCCTCCGAGAGTTGGGGCTCAGCAGCAGACGCACTGTCCTCAAGGGCGGGCTGGCCGCAGCTGCTGCCGTCGCGCTCCCCGCGGGCGTCGCACGAGCCAACCCCAGTCGTACGCCAGCCGCGCCTCTGCCGCTCGGACCGACGGCCACCCGCATCAAGAACCTCACCGGCCCGAACGAGACCGGCCAGTGGGGTGCAGCCCTGACCGACCTCGGCATCCCCGCGCTCTGCCCGAACGGCACGATGCTGTTCGTCTGCGGCGACACGTTCGAGGGGCCGAACGTCGGCGACGGCCAGTGGACGGCGCCCGCGGGCCTGCGCTCGAGCAGCGCCGACCTGGGCAACCTGACGATCGATGGCGCGGTCGGTGGCGCGCATGTGCAGTCGATGGTGCCCGAGCCGCACACTCCGGTCCCGCCGGACAAGGCGACGACCGCCATTCCCTCTGACGCCTTCACGGTCGGCGACACGATGTACATGCACCTCATGCGTGGCGTCATCTACGACACCCACCACACCGAGCTCTGGAGCTCGAAGGACAACGGTGACACGTGGACCCTCGCGTGCTCCTGGGACGACCCGGGCCTGCATCGCGGCAACTTCCAGCAGAAGACGTACGCGATCGGGGACAACGGCACGGCGTACGTCTTCTCGGGACTCTTCAACCGCGGTCCCGTCAGCGAGCTGTTGCTGCACCGCGTTGCGCTCGACCGTCTCGGCGACCCGGCGGGCTACGAGCCGTGGGGCTGGGACGGGTCGAAGTGGGGCTGGGGCATTCCCCCGACGACGGTCGCCACGCCGCGCAAGTGGGGTGAGATCTGCTTCCGTGCGATGGGCGGCAAGTTCGCCTTCAGCTTCTTCGACGAGAGCGCTGCACAGATCAAGCTGCAGGTCTTCCCGATCCCGGAGTCGGATCTGTTCACCACGCCGGAACAGGTGCTGATCCAGGGCAGCGACCACGACGCCGGCAACGATCTGCGCGCCCCCTACGGCGGCTGGATCGTGCCCGGGTCGACGTTCGACAACTTCCACGCGGTGATCAGCCAGTGGATCTATCCGACACCGGACTACCGGGTCATCCACTACAAGTTCGACGGCATCGCCAGCTGA
- a CDS encoding VOC family protein yields the protein MTERKDSNIWPGLSYDDAIAARAWLKALGFEDGTLVQGDDGTAVHHSEMLWPEGGRVMVSTRGTETGSDFDTTPGSGQIYVVTADPDAVWQRARELGAQVVRDLADSDYGSRGFSIKDTEGNRWSFGTYAG from the coding sequence ATGACAGAGCGCAAGGACAGCAACATCTGGCCCGGACTGAGCTATGACGACGCGATCGCTGCGCGGGCGTGGCTCAAGGCGCTGGGCTTCGAGGACGGCACCCTCGTGCAGGGCGACGACGGCACGGCCGTGCACCACAGCGAGATGCTCTGGCCGGAGGGCGGTCGGGTCATGGTGAGCACTCGCGGCACCGAGACCGGGTCCGACTTCGACACGACGCCCGGGTCCGGGCAGATCTATGTCGTCACCGCGGATCCGGATGCGGTGTGGCAGCGAGCGCGGGAACTCGGCGCCCAGGTCGTCCGCGACCTGGCGGACTCCGACTACGGCTCGCGCGGGTTCAGCATCAAGGACACGGAGGGCAACCGCTGGAGCTTCGGCACCTACGCCGGCTGA